A genomic region of Glycine max cultivar Williams 82 chromosome 15, Glycine_max_v4.0, whole genome shotgun sequence contains the following coding sequences:
- the LOC106796199 gene encoding LOW QUALITY PROTEIN: glutathione S-transferase 3 (The sequence of the model RefSeq protein was modified relative to this genomic sequence to represent the inferred CDS: substituted 1 base at 1 genomic stop codon) produces MADEVVLLGTWASMFGMRVRIALAEKGVKYEXKEENLRNKSPLLLQMNPIHKKIPVLIHNGKPICESAIIVQYIDEVWNDKAPILPSDPYERAQARFWVDYIDKKVNDTWRKMWLSTGEEHETWKKEFISVFKQLEEALGDKPFYGGDTFGFVDLGLIPFYTWFYTFETYGNFKMEAECPKLVAWAKRCLQREAVSKTLPDEKKVYDHVGLKKAFES; encoded by the exons ATGGCAGACGAGGTTGTTCTATTGGGTACATGGGCTAGCATGTTTGGGATGAGGGTTAGGATTGCATTGGCTGAAAAGGGTGTTAAGTATGAATAAAAGGAAGAGAATCTCAGAAACAAGAGTCCTTTGCTTTTGCAAATGAACCCAATTCACAAGAAAATTCCAGTTCTCATCCATAATGGCAAACCCATTTGTGAATCTGCAATTATAGTGCAGTACATTGATGAGGTCTGGAATGACAAAGCTCCCATCTTGCCCTCTGACCCTTATGAGAGAGCTCAAGCCAGATTCTGGGTAGATTACATCGACAAAAAG GTGAATGATACTTGGAGGAAAATGTGGCTTTCTACTGGAGAGGAGCATGAGACATGGAAGAAGGAGTTTATCTCTGTCTTTAAGCAATTAGAAGAGGCACTAGGTGACAAACCTTTCTATGGGGGTGACACGTTTGGGTTTGTTGATCTTGGTCTTATCCCTTTTTATACTTGGTTTTATACTTTTGAGACATATGGTAACTTCAAAATGGAAGCTGAGTGTCCTAAACTTGTCGCTTGGGCTAAGAGATGCTTGCAGAGAGAGGCTGTGTCCAAAACTCTTCCTGATGAAAAGAAGGTCTATGATCATGTGGGATTGAAAAAGGCATTTGAATCATAA
- the GA2OX10 gene encoding gibberellin 2-beta-dioxygenase 1 produces MAEQSGRKVVVLSKATTEQYSNIKNCMPTTFSSTIPIVDLSKPDAKTLIVKACEEFGFFKVINHGVPMEVISELESEAFKFFSLPLNEKEIVGPPNPFGYGNKKIGRNGDIGCVEYLLLSTSQEHNLSLYGKNPEKFRCLLNNYMSSIRKMACEILELMAEGLKIQQKDVFSKLLIDKQSDSVFRVNHYPANSKIPVNDQSLIGFGEHTDPQIISLLRSNNTSGLQICLKDGDWISVPHDQKSFFINVGDSLQVMTNGRFHSVKHRVLTNEFKSRLSMIYFGGPPLDEKITPLPSIMKGKESLYKEFTWSEYKNFTYGTKLADNRLGHFERN; encoded by the exons atggcagAGCAATCAGGAAGAAAAGTGGTGGTGTTGTCCAAAGCAACAACAGAACAATACTCTAACATCAAGAATTGTATGCCAACCACATTCTCCTCAACAATTCCCATAGTGGACCTCTCCAAACCCGATGCAAAGACCCTCATAGTGAAGGCTTGCGAGGAGTTTGGATTCTTCAAAGTCATCAACCATGGTGTCCCCATGGAAGTTATATCTGAATTGGAATCTGAAGCCTTCAAGTTCTTTTCTTTGCCACTCAATGAGAAGGAAATAGTTGGGCCTCCTAATCCATTTGGGTATGGTAACAAGAAAATTGGACGCAATGGGGACATTGGTTGTGTTGAGTACCTTCTACTCAGCACCAGTCAAGAACACAACCTCTCTCTTTATGGCAAAAACCCTGAGAAATTCAG GTGTTTGTTGAACAATTACATGTCTTCTATAAGGAAAATGGCATGTGAGATTCTTGAGTTGATGGCAGAAGGGTTGAAGATTCAGCAAAAAGATGTGTTTAGTAAGCTTTTAATAGATAAACAGAGTGACTCTGTTTTTAGGGTGAATCATTACCCTGCTAACTCTAAAATTCCTGTGAATGATCAAAGCTTGATTGGGTTTGGAGAACACACCGACCCACAAATCATTTCTCTACTTAGGTCAAACAATACTTCAGGCCTTCAGATTTGTCTTAAAGATGGAGATTGGATTTCAGTCCCACATGATCAGAAATCTTTCTTCATCAATGTTGGTGATTCTCTCCAG GTTATGACCAATGGACGATTCCATAGTGTGAAACATAGGGTTTTGACTAATGAATTCAAGTCCAGGCTCTCTATGATTTACTTTGGAGGTCCACCTCTTGATGAGAAAATAACACCATTACCGTCTATCATGAAAGGGAAAGAAAGTCTATACAAAGAATTTACGTGGTCCGAGTACAAGAATTTTACTTATGGTACAAAATTGGCTGATAATAGACTTGGACATTTTGAGAGAAATTAG
- the GST3 gene encoding glutathione S-transferase 3 — MSDEVVLLDTWASMYGMRARIALAEKGVRYEYKEENLMNRSPLLLQMNPIHKKIPVLIHNGKPICESAIIVQYIDEVWNDKSPLMPSDPYKRSQARFWVDYIDKKIYDTWKKMWLSKGEEHEEGKKELISIFKQLEETLTDKPFYGDDTFGFVDLCLITFSSWFYTYETYGNFKMEEECPKLMAWVKRCMERETVSNTLPDAKKVYGLIVELQKTLESK, encoded by the exons ATGTCGGACGAGGTAGTTCTGTTGGATACATGGGCTAGCATGTATGGTATGAGGGCTAGGATTGCATTGGCTGAAAAGGGTGTTAGGTATGAATACAAGGAAGAGAATCTCATGAACAGGAGTCCTTTGCTTTTGCAGATGAACCCAATTCACAAGAAGATTCCTGTTTTGATCCATAATGGCAAACCCATTTGTGAATCTGCAATAATAGTGCAGTACATTGATGAGGTCTGGAATGACAAGTCTCCACTCATGCCCTCCGATCCTTACAAGAGATCTCAAGCCAGATTCTGGGTGGACTACATTGACAAAAAG ATTTATGATACTTGGAAGAAAATGTGGCTTTCTAAAGGAGAAGAGCATGAAGAAGGGAAGAAGGAGTTGATCTCTATCTTTAAGCAATTAGAAGAGACACTAACTGACAAACCCTTTTATGGGGATGACACGTTTGGCTTTGTTGATCTTTGTTTGATCACTTTCTCTAGTTGGTTTTATACTTATGAGACATATGGGAACTTCAAAATGGAAGAAGAGTGTCCTAAACTCATGGCTTGGGTCAAGAGATGCATGGAGAGAGAGACTGTGTCCAATACTCTTCCTGATGCTAAGAAGGTGTATGGTCTTATTGTGGAACTGCAGAAGACACTTGAATCGAAATAG